GATCACATGATTTGTATTTCTTTCTAGCTTTGAAACTAACTCGCCGCATCCATGAAACATAAGATCTGTAAAGGCCTAATATggcacaagtacacagaaaaatttggaattttcaactagagtagggaccatagcacatcaataaaaagtactgaaacaagctggagtagtgcacgatattaaatcacagtaaaacaataagaagtgttatatccctactgtgcatttccattatggtatctgagcacagtagagatataacaacttcttattgttttactgtgatttaatatagtgcactactccagcttgtttcagtactttttattgatgtgctatggtccctattttagttgaaaaattccaaatttttctgtgtacttgtttgttaacttttttgtgaataattattatgactggtgaacccatacataccacatctgaaataaTGCCATGCGCCCCAGCAATACCAATTATCGtcagaaaagtgaagtatccattatgcttcgttgtcagctatgttcaacccgttacacagcacttcggatcaaaaactgttcgaaaagcacctctgcgatccatgcataccaaaagaaagaaatagtgtcGTGTGCcgcagttatatcaattattgtctgaaaagtgaagtatccattatgctttgttgtcggctatgttcaacccattacacagcagtacgaatcgagAACTGCTCAAAAatagccacaatgaaaaatacggatgatttccattacgcgaaagggaagccatcatgtttCAGTAGCTATTTGATATGCATACAAATAATGGCACAATAATTTAGTCATGTAATGGGGAAAGCCCAGTCTCTGCCTGTATCAAGTCAACTGCAGCTAATGGGTTCTCACGAGCAAATCTACCGGCAGAAGAGCGAGAACCACGTAGACATCGGATGGCTGATCGTAAAAGAGAAAATGACAAGCAACATCTGATCCAGCCCATAACAACAGCATAATGTTCATTCCTCTTCTCTGAAAGGGGGAAAGCTAAACGTTTATCACGTgttaccgccaaatcgacactattcactgtcagcaaagatgaatgggacacaaaggaggacactggttagtccatgaagaatgcattgtatgtactccAGCATgccagtatgccaaaaggcacctctcgggctgaagcgatgtcgaacagtgaaaaaatcaagcccacagccttagccgttattgagttacgcttgtctgaaggcatcagtcagtcagctactcagttagtagaaaattccattaaataattttaaaaaataaatctgtatcaacttgttgaaaacgtttcaGGTCAaactgaaagcttgtttgggcttagttttacctaaccaatactgcctcatcgttgtcagggaaaagtgacgCTGGTTTTTGGgcaatgttattttgtgggccacacctactcctttgtggtccctactatatagtactattgtactgtatgattaataaATGTTGCCTTAATAATTACCATGGGAGATATACATTAAAAGTTCCCATCATAAGTACTATTCATCTAATACCTTTGAACAAAATTAATTCTAACAGTATTCTTCTCTATACACAATATGAATCAAATACCTTAATCCCAATAGCTAGTGCACTCTTCACACCCAGTAGAGGACACAATACTGTATTCAGTTCAGGTACTATTCCAAATGGTACACCTTGATTACCGGCCATTGTTAAGAAGTGTTGATGTAACAATGTGGGTTGTGTAGAGGAACACAACAGGCAAACCTTCACCACTCCTTTCTCCATGTTACGTAATATTGCATTGACTCCAATGATGAGAAATGATCGTTTCTCTTTATTGAAGTGTACTTCTTTTCCTTGTTTCTTCTCCTTTCTTGAAGGCGGTCTGACGTCACTTAAAGCACTGTAGACAACaatcatatacatgtatagtgtgCACGTACAGACCTTTTTAAAGCTGCTTTGATATCTTCACAATTCTGGTGTGTCACAGTTGGCCTGAAAAAGGATAAAAGGTGAGGAGCACCCGTTTTGAAGTGCACATGAATTTTCTCAGTATACCATTTAAATCTAAATGGTGAATCCAGTGAAGTCTTGATAGTCGTTGTGCTTCGTCGCAGTGGAGAATAGCTAACTCGTTTAGCTGGGGTCGAGGCTGGAGTAGCCATTATTGCGCATTGCTGCATTGCAAAGAGCtttttagcttgatttttcGTATTAAAGCGCCGCAAAATAAAATCTGCTGCGGGGGCAAATTTAATTTCCGAGCGACGAGATTAGGAAATTCCGAGGTAAAGTCCCGGGCCAAGCCAGCAGATTGGTCATGTCTACCCAAACAGCTACGCTGAGGACGAAGAGCTATTATGACTGCTTGCTGCACGTACCAGGCTCGCCGAGGTGGAAACAGTTTCTACGCAGTGTACGTCAACTTTCTAATTATTGCCCGCTTGTgcagtgataatggcactaaaATGATGCCATGAAGTTTAAAATAGAAATTAGTGTTGCCTGGAATCTGTTCTAATAGAATCCATTTATAACCTGTAATGGTATAAAATATATTATACTTGTGTTTATTATGTTACTATAGAAATATTTGAATTTATCAGGtgtaattggcaaaaaaaaaaaatctatcaTTCATGGGTGTATAACACttctccacacacacacaacaaacccTGACATAACAAGCACCACAAAGAGGCCATTGTTTGGATGTCTATGTTGCCCTTTTGACCACTTTGTTCCATATAACATATAGCAACAAGATGTGTCAGTATTGGAGATGTCATGGAGCACTTCACGGGGCACTTTCTCAGCCTACTTTAGTGTTAGCCCCAAGTTACTCTATAACAATACGAACATGGACCAAGTGGAGATTGACCCATTGTTTGCTGCTGCCATTGATGTACATGACAACCAGCAGGTAAGAAATGTCTCCATAAGTTTTTAATGCTGATTGATTCAAAGGTTGGGACATCAAATGTGCCTACCTGTGATGTTTTTATTGTTCATTTTTTTAGGTGTGCATTCAAATGATGAACCAAAAAGTGGTACCCTGTAAGGCTGTGTCAGTTGTGCCAACCTCAGCTGATGAATTAAGAGTTTGTGTAAGTGATAATTATGTGCTGAGTCTACAGTTGAGATGATGCAATATATCATAACACTGCTATCAAAACTATTTATTACCTTATTTGTAAACTTCTGGCTTGTAAGTATTCCTATTGAGTCCATTGAATTAGGCTTAGAAAACATTCTTCAAAATCAGGAAACAAGTTGATTGTGTTGCCTAACTTGCACTATTCATTAATTATATATTTAACAATTACTGAATTATATAAACATTATTGGTTACTATGGAGCTCAAAATAAACAAAAACCATGTCTTCTAGACTTTTATATTCTTATCAACTTTTCATCACAAGGCTTTTAGTATAGAGTGTTGTTGTGACCGTCATGTCCACTGTTCGCCTTCAAGCATTTCATTGTTCTGCTAACATACAAGGGAAATAAACATATAGGAAATTCCTATTCAATGTGCAGAGATGTGTCACATGCATGCCCAACAAATACCATTCCTTCAATTCTTGGGTATAGTTTGTAATAATATGTGTCATGAAGTCTTCTTTTGTGGCTTGAGTTGTGTAGGTGTGGGCAGGCAATCAGATGCACAAACACATGGTTTTGCCAGGCACACACCCACCCACAACAGCCTGTACCTGGCTCTGTGCTTGGCTGTACACATGGTTTTAAAATCTGATTCTAACTATTAGTTTATATTAACAAATTTGTTGGTCACATGCTTGAAGTATGGCTAAATACTGTACTCTATAGTGTGTGAGTCTTCTTGTGTATTTCTGACATGTTTATTGGAACACTGATAATAACTAGTCATTTCTCTTTGCAGGAACAGAACAAGGAATTCATAACAAACCATTTACAGGACCAGATCAGGGTGGTACAGCCCAGCTTCTGCTTCACCTTGTTTAAGGGTCAATCAGCTCTCTGTCCCAAGTTGAAAGTTGGTACGTGTCATTTTGTGTTACAGCTGTATGTACGGTATATACTACACTGTACCAATAGTAAATAATGGACATTTACTCTTGTAGTAATTTGCAGTTTCTATTTTTTAGTGAGAATGGAACCTGATTCTGTACCTTGTACTTTACTGGTCAGGGACACAGCAGTGGAAATCCTTCAGTCTGTACCACTTCCTACTTTTGGTCGGTCACTGACTGCTCCAGCAGCAAGTGATAACAATTCTGGCAGTGGTGGACTTTCCCATTTGTGGGGCTCAATATCCTCCCTCGGACAATCATTCATCGGAGGTATAGGCAAACAAGAAAGTCGGTATAATAATAAACCtgttgacaagtctggtgaCTCTGGGATATATAGTGGTGCAGATAGTGAAGTATCAACTCCAAGTAGTCTTAATAGGACCCCAGACACTTCCCCCGTTGCTTTGGAGAATGAGGCATCATACATGCACAGTCTAATGAGCTGGTTTGCCCCACCAGTAAAGAACTGTATTGTTGATTCAGCCGTTGATCCTTTACCATTGAAAGGAAAGGGTAGCATAAGTGAAGCACCTAATGGACTTACTAGACACAAAAAACAAGCCTCGTCTCCTTTTCCCTTCTCATTTGACAAAAGATTGTTACCTGAGTACCTTAATACTCCTTCGATGAATGTAATCCTACGTGTTCAGCCGTACACAAGTGCCACTGTTAGTTTATTGGATAATGTGAGGCAGTTAGATGTGTATGTACACCCATGGACCTTTCCTGCTTTATTATATCTTAAACGAAAGTCTGCCAAGGACATTCCTAGTTATCTGGTAAAGTTACAAGCAGTTTTTCCACTTGAGAAACCCAATAAGAAGCCTACTAAGACTGAacaaggtgaagaagaaacctcACAACAGCCACAATCATTTCCAGTACAGAAAGGAATTGTGAAGGCCCTGGTTGTGCGGCTTTGTTTTACAGCATTGTACTACCCTGGCTCAAATGTTTTAAACCAAAGATCCCATGTTGACCCAGTCAATGTTAAACCAGGTCATATAGTGATTAGTGACTGTGTACGACAACAACTGGGAATTAGAGACTTTGCACGTGTAAGGTTAACTGAAGTGGTTGAGCACATGCGTATACCATGCAATGGTCATTCTATTCAGCTCACTTTACTCAACAAAAAGGTTTGTTTCTACAAGTAATTGTGTTAATGTATGATTTGGGGTACTTATGTGGACCATGCAGCTGCTTAGTGtactaccgtatagagggaaactttggcgctgttaaaatttggcgaatgaccatgaatttgccaaattttccccatccaaatattttgctggtgaagaaaatagcaaaccaattAAGCTtcgaactaatcaattttctactcgaccaagggTTACCAGGACAGGCATCACACTAGAGCCAGCCTCCctcgactacctcactaggtagctagctactcagctactgtacatgtagtatcCTCAAACCTCACCTCGAAATGGGCATGGAAGTAGTGAGTCCTACCATattaagtacgatattcactaatccagagggtgtagatctactgttagTTGATAGCTGACTCCAGGTGCCGAAGAGGCATGGCACTCCCAGTTCTCGCTTCAGACACAGCAATTAGTAATCTAATCAAATTAAATAGGGCATGTGCTTTGTtaacaatttgccaaattttattttgccaactgatattttgcttgatttgcCAAAAAGTTTCCCTGTGTACGGTATATTCGCAGAATATATTTCTTTGGTTTTAGGAATAATTTTTATCACTTACAGTAGTAGAAGTGACATCCGTACATGTGTGAGAATGTGGTATTTTGTTTGCTACAGGAAGTGTTGAGTAAAGAAGCTCTGCATGAGTCATTTCAGACATGGTTGAAACATGTTGGACAGTATTCTCTATTTGGTGCCCCCCTTGTCTACCACATGATTCTGtcactaccaacacaacaaGGTAtgatagtaaagaaaaaaaatggacTAATTCAACACAGTTTTTCACCAGGCCTTAAATGGCCCCAGCTGAGCTCTGATTTTTGTGACTGGATGTATTTTTGTATCTTGTACTATAGAGAaattttgtgatgttgaagtgAAGCTCACTCCAGGATCATCAACAAGGAGGCTAAAGGAAGCATCCCCATCAGATGATGCTGCTATTAAGAACATTGACTGTGTATTGCTTGAGGATAGAGATCTGACTAGTAGTCGAGTGTCCCTGACTGTGGTAACTGAACCAGTTAAGGCTAACCCAAAGTCAACGGCTAGTGATAAAGGTAATGAACTACTTGTGATGCCAGAGTTGTCACAAATTAAAGAGCCATTTCTGCTTGAGCCTCACAACCAGTTGGGGTAAGTTGTGTGTGTTGATTGTTTGGAAAGGAAACTATGCTTTAATATTACCtcttgtatgtgtatatgtgactataattactgtacacacacatgcgtgTACGTACACACGTGTGTAGCTGTCATTGCAATCACATTTCCTATATGATAAGAGGTTATTTACGTATACTACATTGTGTGTGAACAATTCTATAGTGGTGTTGATGAGTATGTCACTGCTGGTCTCAAGTGGATAAATGTTGCATTGGAGAAACAACTCACTATGGACAGAGCAGGCCATGGTGTTAATGCTGGTTCCCTCCTAATTTGTGCAAAATCAAACAGCCGCAATGCAGGATGTGGCATCACTAGCGTTGCAAAAGAGATCTGCCGTAGAGCAACAAACTATCCTCTGCTAGCCCACATTATTGTAATGGAGTGTGCTAGTCACAGAGGAAGAGCCAGTCCATTTAAGGATGCTCTGTCAAGAAAGATGGCTGAAGCACGATGGTTCCAACCATCCATTATATTACTGGATGATCTTGATCACATTGCTCCACATGTGGAGCACACTAGTCATGATCATGGGGATGGATTTAACTCAGACCGAATGTCTGAAAGTAAGTATGCATAAGATGGTGAGCAGTACGTATGGTGATTATAATTGTAATACATAGTAATATATGTCATAATATTGCAATATTCTAACTGTATCACAATACTGATATGCATGGCTACGCATTGATATTTTGATCACAGAAATGTGAAGGTCCGGTTTTGTGCAATTTAATGGTGTAGCTGGAATGTTCCAGTTTCCTAGACTCTTTTACATAGCAGGTGCAGTGGATAAAGAGGTactaaacagtgaaaaattattGATGCCCACATATTTTAGCACTATAACAGTGTAGCTGGGTTGCTTGCCACTTTCCTGGAGTCTTTTTAAACTTATATAACAGTGCAACAGGCATGAATAGGGAAATAGCAATGTAGCAGCCCATGCATTTAATAGCACTCAGGTCTCTTTAGAAATAATACACTCTTTCAGGCATATCACTAATTTTAATAGTTTGTAACTTTTACTTGGTTATGGATTCACCTTTAAAACTGGTGTATAGGCAACAGAAAGAGTTGATAATATGTAGAGGAGAGTATCTAATGCCATATAGTCCTGTGACAAATGCTAGTGTGGTAAACAGTTAAGGCAGATCACCGAATGGGGACATACAATGGACTGTAAATTACAGTATGCTTGAAGGCAGATATTTTTGTTAACATGACAACACATTTGGAAGTCCAGAATGATACTCAACCCTCTGTTAGTAGTTCCTCGGATGCAGTTCTCATGGATTTATCCTCAAAATTCCTGCCATGCTCTGCTAATACAACTACTTATATGTTTGAATACATGCCTCATGTCTGGGATGATCTTTGTGGCTAAATGCATAATTTACAACCTTATGTGGAAAGGAGCTGTCTTACGGGTCTATATGACATTAGATGCTCTCCTCTCCCATATTTGGTATCATTGCATCCTTTAGTATCTCTGTTGTTGTTcatttattgttattgttagttTTACAAGATTTACTGATCGAGGAGATGAAATATGGTAGCAGTGTTGTTGTTATGGCAACTGCACAGTCCACCACCTCACTTAATACTGCATTGTTACCATCAAGAGGAAGTCATGTGTTTAGGAAAATCATTGAAATATCTCCACCCACTTTAgtaagtgtgcgtgtgtgcgtgcagcATGTATGTGAGTGTAGTTTTATGTACCATAATAatatacaccacacacacacacacacacacacacacacacacacacacacacacacacacacacacacacacacacacacacacacacacacacacacacacacacacacacacacacacacacacacacacacacacacacacacacacacacagtgtcTATAATTTTTATCCTTTGGTTGTTGTAGGCAGTCAGACAAGAAATACTACAGACAGTAGTCAGCAACAAACATTTGCACCATGGTATTACTAACTTGGAATGGAAGTGAGTTGACTCagtatacatactgtagtaaaatgGTTGTTCTACCAATGCACTGTTACTATATACTTATCTTAGCTATGTAGTCAGGACTCAGAAGCGCATAAACACCAATACTGGCAATAGCTGTACACTATCTACATGCTTGATGAATTCTTATTAAAAAGTAATTATTTTTAATTTGACCGGTTTCTATTTGGGGCACTTCTGCAGGCTTTCAGTTGGTATACTAAATATAAATGCATTCAATTGTCACAAATTTGTATGTTTATTAACAGTACAAACTATACATAGTCTAGCTACTTAGAGTAGTGTTTCCTTTGATgtacacacaatgtacatacgtacaatttcacattaattttatagaaaAGTGTCGAGCAGAATGGAGGGATACCTAGTCAAGGACATAGTCAATATTGTAGAGAGAGCTATACACAGCCAAGAGTGTCGTAGTAGATCTCATGATAACACCTTAATATCAAGAAGTGTTAGGGGTCGCTCTTTCTCTGTGGACACTCTCACTCCACGACCAAAGGAACTTACTTGTGAAGACTTCATGAAGGCTGTAGAGGGATACAAGCCTCTTGCATTAAGAAGTGTTCCCCTACACAAACCGGAAGATATCACATTTGCTAATGTTGGTGGACTAGATCATATCAAAGCTACATTAGTTGAGGCTGTACAATGGCCATCCAAGGTACTTACATTAACAACAAATGTAGACTCGCCCTTGGAATGACGAACATCAGTTTCATATAAAATCCCATGTAGTTCTGTGTAATGCACACCTAGATATAAAGGTTTTGAGGATTACATCTTTATATTTTTGTAGTACCCAAGGTTATTCTCCAGTTTTAAACTGAAGCAGACATCAGGGATATTGTTATATGGTGCACCTGGGACTGGCAAGACAATGATTGCAAAGGCACTTGGCAAAGAATTTGGTCTAAACTTCATCAGTATTAAGGTATATACAGCAAGTGTTACACTAGATTAATCACACCAGACTTGTGCTCAAATAGGGACCAGAATTGTTGAATAAATACATTGGGGCCAGTGAACAAGCAGTGAGAGATGTATTCATCAGGTATCACATCTGCCATATAGTTATGTCTACAGTTCATTACATTGCTTTCAAAATAGGGCACATTCTGCTAAACCTTGCATCTTGTTCTTTGATGAATTTGATGCACTTGCTCCACAGTAAGTTGGTGCTGATAGGGTTGTGATGTAATGTGGCACATTATCCCCTGTACCCAGGCGTGGACATGACAACACTGGTGTGACTGATCGAGTGGTTAACCAATTACTAACACAACTAGACGGAATAGATGCATTAGAAGGTTGGTGGGTATATATTTTCTACAACTTACTGTGATACAATCAAGGCTTTGATTTTACCATATTATCTGACATTCTTGCTGGCTGTACCAGTCATAATTTCAGTAATTGCTGTCTAAGCCTCGGCACAAATAATGGAAGGAAAGTTTGGCTGATGCCATTCTTTGATCTGTACTGTTAATAGTGTATTCCCACAACGGTATGCTGGACTTGTGcatgatgccactattgtggcCTTTTGTTCTGCTGAAGAAGAGAGAATGAAGTAGTTATGAACTGTGTAGAGAAAGTTATGGCCCACGAGATGCATGTGTGTCATCCAGCATTCAAATATGATGGGAGTCACATGATCTTGGTGCTACTGTACCTGAATAACTGGAATTTATGCAATATACACCTGTATTGTTTTCATTAATTATTTAATGCCAAACTGTATCACTAGTTAGTAATGCCACATGCATGGTATGTACACATTAAAATATATTTTTGCTTTCCCTTCAAGGTGTTTATGTACTGGCTGCTAGTAGTCGACCAGATCTGATTGACCCTGCTCTATTACGTCCAGGAAGAATCGACAAAAGTCTTTACTGTGACCTACCTAATCAGGTACAGTCACTCAGAGCATATACTGCTAATAAAAATGCTGTATCACATATTTCGTGGTAGTATTGAACAACCAGCCAGTacttattattgttgtttatcATGTAGTCAATTATGTTACTGTAGATTGTGTGACCGTTGTCAAAAAATATTTTAAGGTCAATGGTATCACATGAAAAGTAACTAATCGAAAGCCATTATAGACTCAGTTTAAAAGTAAGTTGTAGCCATCTATCTGATTCACAGTTACTCATGCCTGTATCAGTAGACCTGAGGTGGCAAACTGTTTGGCAACACGTGTTTAATAGCAAAGCCTGCTGAAGAAGCCAGTAGGGCGTATGCTATTTGTCAGTGAAAGAACCATCCATCGCAACCTCGAGTCTACTAATTAAGATACAGGCATGAGTAACTACTTGCATGTGAATCGGATAGACTGGCTGTAACTTAATTTTAAACTCAGTCTATATATGATGACTTTTCACGTGATATCATTGAGCTAAAAAAACTTATTGACAACGATCATTCAATCTGTAATATTGTGACCAACTGTTTGTAAAATGAACTGTTAGTTTGATAAGCATTACCATTTCATTCTGTACAGGATGAACAAATTGAGATACTCGAGGCATTATCCAAGTCTTTACCATTAGGAAAGGACGTAGACTTTCGTGAGGTCACTAATGACTGCCAGTATTTCACTGGAGCTGATCTAAAGGCtcttctatataatgcccagttgCTAGTGGCACACAACATACTCAACGGTGAAAAGAAACCTGAGGGCATGAAAAAGCAGGGGGCATTAAATGGAATGGCTGTTGGAAAAATTTGGTGTAGTGCAAATGTCAGCAAGGAAAAGAGAGATGAAGTGGCCCAAAGAGTAAGAATTATTACTAtaatatgtgtgttgtgtgtttagGGGTCGGTAGATGGTCTTATGGTAACTTGTATTCTATACATGATTCTAGTACATGTATCCACAGCTGCATAGAATAGTTTAACATCACTTGTTAAATGCGAAACCCGTTATCACCTATGAGAAATATTTAGTGTATACTAAACTTAAACTTTCCCATAGATTTTATAATAGCAAGCAAATTGTTAGTAGTGAAGCACAATGTGTTATTCTCCACACCAGCTTAATTTTATTAACTAAAAGTAATGTTGTGCTTTATGTTGAAACAGCAGGTTTAGAAGATCTTTACATAGTAAAGAGGTGACTTGTGGAGAGGTTGGTCATGCGACATctctcgtgatctcaaagaaacTGACACCTCAGTGTTTATATAAAGTACTGTTTagcagt
This portion of the Dysidea avara chromosome 12, odDysAvar1.4, whole genome shotgun sequence genome encodes:
- the LOC136240672 gene encoding peroxisomal ATPase PEX1-like, giving the protein MSTQTATLRTKSYYDCLLHVPGSPRWKQFLRSQQDVSVLEMSWSTSRGTFSAYFSVSPKLLYNNTNMDQVEIDPLFAAAIDVHDNQQVCIQMMNQKVVPCKAVSVVPTSADELRVCEQNKEFITNHLQDQIRVVQPSFCFTLFKGQSALCPKLKVVRMEPDSVPCTLLVRDTAVEILQSVPLPTFGRSLTAPAASDNNSGSGGLSHLWGSISSLGQSFIGGIGKQESRYNNKPVDKSGDSGIYSGADSEVSTPSSLNRTPDTSPVALENEASYMHSLMSWFAPPVKNCIVDSAVDPLPLKGKGSISEAPNGLTRHKKQASSPFPFSFDKRLLPEYLNTPSMNVILRVQPYTSATVSLLDNVRQLDVYVHPWTFPALLYLKRKSAKDIPSYLVKLQAVFPLEKPNKKPTKTEQGEEETSQQPQSFPVQKGIVKALVVRLCFTALYYPGSNVLNQRSHVDPVNVKPGHIVISDCVRQQLGIRDFARVRLTEVVEHMRIPCNGHSIQLTLLNKKEVLSKEALHESFQTWLKHVGQYSLFGAPLVYHMILSLPTQQEKFCDVEVKLTPGSSTRRLKEASPSDDAAIKNIDCVLLEDRDLTSSRVSLTVVTEPVKANPKSTASDKGNELLVMPELSQIKEPFLLEPHNQLGGVDEYVTAGLKWINVALEKQLTMDRAGHGVNAGSLLICAKSNSRNAGCGITSVAKEICRRATNYPLLAHIIVMECASHRGRASPFKDALSRKMAEARWFQPSIILLDDLDHIAPHVEHTSHDHGDGFNSDRMSEILQDLLIEEMKYGSSVVVMATAQSTTSLNTALLPSRGSHVFRKIIEISPPTLAVRQEILQTVVSNKHLHHGITNLEWKKVSSRMEGYLVKDIVNIVERAIHSQECRSRSHDNTLISRSVRGRSFSVDTLTPRPKELTCEDFMKAVEGYKPLALRSVPLHKPEDITFANVGGLDHIKATLVEAVQWPSKYPRLFSSFKLKQTSGILLYGAPGTGKTMIAKALGKEFGLNFISIKGPELLNKYIGASEQAVRDVFIRAHSAKPCILFFDEFDALAPQRGHDNTGVTDRVVNQLLTQLDGIDALEGVYVLAASSRPDLIDPALLRPGRIDKSLYCDLPNQDEQIEILEALSKSLPLGKDVDFREVTNDCQYFTGADLKALLYNAQLLVAHNILNGEKKPEGMKKQGALNGMAVGKIWCSANVSKEKRDEVAQRIRAIQRINSHNNNKSKSKDKQLNSNNKQENLLITQSDLLAAVKGLQPSISQKDRERYLQLYDGFVNKADVGNIKQQRSTLA